The following are encoded in a window of Sminthopsis crassicaudata isolate SCR6 chromosome 3, ASM4859323v1, whole genome shotgun sequence genomic DNA:
- the LOC141561151 gene encoding rab proteins geranylgeranyltransferase component A 1-like yields the protein MADELPSEFDVIVIGTGLPESIVAAACSRSGQRVLHVDSRSYYGGNWAGFNFSGLLSWIKEYQEESDVVDWAACQELILETEEAIVLTKKDQTIQHVEVICHVSQDSDDHIEKVGAMQKNPVSVISPRSNDPLISMYTACSDTSELPLPHSKSETELEGPEVDVTLEKEYHENYTEFSQSALEQEKAENVPIIEDVAAAPKKNRITYSQIIKEGRKFNIDLTSKLLYSRGLLIDLLIKSNVSRYTEFKNVTRILGYQEENVLLVPCSRADVFNSKKLTMIEKRMLMKFLTFCLDYEQHPDEYKAYEKSTFSEFLKTQKLTPNLRHFVLHSMAMMSETSSSTLDGLRETRNFLQCLGQYGNTPFLFPLYGQGEIPQGFCRMCAVFGGTYCLSHAVQCLVVDKESGKCKAIIDSTGQRINAKYFIVEDSCLSEKTCSNVAYKQISRAVLITDRSVLKEDSDQHVSILTVPSVDPGSAPVRLIELCSSTMTCMEGTYLVHLTCASSKNTAREDLELVVQKLFTPYTEVELDKREQEKPNLLWALYFNMRDSSSINRESYSDLPSNMYICSGPDCFLGSEHAVKQAQTFFQHILPNEEFCPPPPNPEDIICDGDGVQPEVLASKPDTAEEVTGQRNTEEQTHE from the coding sequence ATGGCAGATGAACTCCCTTCAGAATTCGATGTGATTGTTATAGGAACTGGTCTGCCTGAGTCCATTGTTGCAGCTGCTTGTTCAAGAAGTGGCCAGAGGGTTCTACATGTTGATTCAAGAAGTTATTATGGAGGAAACTGGGCTGGTTTCAATTTTTCAGGACTATTATCTTGGATAAAAGAATATCAGGAAGAGAGTGATGTAGTAGATTGGGCAGCATGTCAAGAGCTAATACTGGAAACAGAAGAAGCCATTGTTCTTACAAAGAAGGATCAGACCATCCAACATGTAGAAGTCATTTGTCATGTCAGTCAGGATTCAGATGATCACATTGAAAAAGTTGGTGCTATGCAGAAGAATCCTGTCTCTGTGATATCTCCTAGATCAAATGACCCTCTAATCTCAATGTATACAGCTTGCTCTGATACATCTGAATTACCATTACCACACAGTAAGTCAGAGACTGAACTAGAAGGCCCTGAAGTAGATGTAACGCTAGAGAAAGAATATCATGAAAATTATACAGAATTTAGCCAGTCAGCCTTAGAACAGGAAAAAGCTGAAAATGTACCAATCATAGAAGATGTTGCTGCTGCAcccaagaaaaatagaattacttACTCCCAAATTATTAAAGAAGGCAGGAAATTTAATATTGATTTGACCTCTAAGCTTCTTTATTCTCGAGGATTATTAATTGACCTTCTAATCAAATCAAATGTTAGTCGTTATACAGAGTTCAAAAATGTCACTAGGATTCTTGGATATCAAGAAGAGAATGTGCTACTGGTACCTTGCTCCAGAGCAGAtgtttttaatagcaaaaaaCTCACTATGATAGAAAAGAGAATGCTGAtgaaatttttgacattttgtttAGACTATGAACAGCACCCTGATGAATACAAAGCTTATGAGAAAAGTACCTTTTCAGAATTCTTAAAAACTCAAAAACTGACACCCAACCTGAGGCACTTTGTTCTTCATTCCATGGCAATGATGTCAGAGACATCCAGCAGCACCTTAGATGGCCTCAGAGAAACAAGGAACTTTCTTCAATGTCTTGGGCAATATGGCAATACTCCCTTTTTGTTCCCATTGTATGGTCAAGGAGAAATACCCCAGGGTTTCTGTAGAATGTGTGCAGTATTTGGTGGAACATACTGTCTTAGCCATGCAGTACAGTGTCTTGTAGTTGACAAAGAATCTGGAAAGTGCAAGGCAATCATAGATAGTACTGGTCAGAGGATAAATGCTAAGTATTTTATTGTTGAAGACAGTTGTCTTTCTGAGAAAACATGTTCAAATGTGGCCTATAAGCAGATATCCAGGGCAGTGCTGATCACAGATCGATCTGTACTGAAGGAAGATTCTGATCAGCACGTTTCCATTTTGACAGTGCCATCAGTAGACCCAGGGTCTGCTCCTGTCCGGCTCATTGAGTTGTgttcttcaacaatgacatgcaTGGAAGGAACATATCTTGTCCATTTGACTTGTGCATCCTCAAAAAATACAGCAAGAGAAGATTTAGAATTGGTTGTACAAAAATTATTCACCCCATATACTGAAGTAGAACTGGACAAAAGGGAACAAGAAAAGCCAAATCTTCTGTGGGCCCTCTATTTCAACATGAGAGATTCTTCAAGCATTAATAGGGAATCCTATAGTGACTTACCTTCAAATATGTACATCTGCTCTGGACCAGACTGCTTTTTGGGAAGTGAGCATGCTGTTAAACAGGCTCAAACATTTTTCCAGCACATCTTGCCAAATGAAGAATTTTGCCCCCCTCCACCAAATCCTGAAGATATTATATGTGATGGAGATGGTGTGCAACCAGAAGTTCTTGCATCCAAACCAGACACTGCTGAAGAAGTCACAGGCCAAAGAAACACAGAAGAACAAACTCACGAATAG